The Bacteroidota bacterium genome includes a region encoding these proteins:
- a CDS encoding SGNH/GDSL hydrolase family protein encodes MTTFEADHSLVRYTGRFNLKDSKKVSFAQSGCMIEALFTGSKCHFYLNSFSFDPSTYTANYFNVFIDSNEAIVLHTPNDSSYYKINDLTDTVHHIRIIKRTEAACGRCEFSGFLLERGDSLLKLPARPNRRIEFIGNSITSGYGNEDSIKGNGFKPETQNNYFAFGAITARNLHAEYHAICYSGKGVYRNYDHSEKQTLSVLYDLTYPLPKVKWDFNSWIPQVVVINLGTNDFATAPPPQAEFVRAYFRLLIKIKNKYPKATIICLDGPMLLDGWPNGVNTKSLVQLYIKYAINMAKYEGYTRMYQFSLTTSGQFGYGANWHPNIKQHQFNAEELTEFIQEVMNWD; translated from the coding sequence ATGACAACTTTTGAAGCTGATCATTCCCTGGTTCGCTATACAGGGAGGTTTAATTTGAAAGATTCGAAGAAAGTTTCATTTGCCCAGTCAGGATGTATGATAGAGGCTCTGTTTACTGGTTCAAAATGCCATTTTTATTTAAATAGCTTTTCATTTGATCCCAGCACCTATACTGCTAATTACTTTAATGTTTTTATTGATTCAAACGAAGCAATTGTTTTGCATACGCCAAACGATTCTTCTTATTATAAAATTAACGATTTAACGGATACTGTACATCATATTCGCATTATTAAGAGAACCGAAGCTGCATGTGGACGGTGCGAATTCAGTGGCTTTTTATTGGAAAGAGGAGATTCCTTGCTGAAACTGCCAGCCCGGCCTAACAGAAGAATTGAATTTATAGGAAACTCTATTACCTCTGGTTATGGCAATGAAGATTCAATCAAGGGAAATGGATTTAAACCGGAAACTCAAAATAATTACTTTGCCTTTGGAGCTATTACAGCTCGTAATTTACATGCTGAATATCATGCTATATGCTATTCTGGCAAAGGTGTTTATAGAAATTATGATCATTCTGAAAAACAAACCCTGTCGGTATTATACGATTTAACCTACCCGTTACCCAAAGTAAAATGGGATTTTAATAGCTGGATCCCACAAGTGGTTGTCATAAACCTCGGCACCAACGACTTTGCCACAGCACCACCTCCGCAAGCTGAATTTGTGAGAGCATATTTTCGTTTACTAATAAAGATTAAAAATAAATATCCTAAAGCTACTATCATTTGCTTGGATGGCCCTATGCTTTTAGATGGATGGCCAAATGGAGTAAATACAAAATCGCTGGTGCAACTTTATATCAAATATGCCATTAATATGGCTAAGTATGAAGGTTATACGCGCATGTATCAGTTCTCCTTAACAACCAGTGGTCAATTTGGGTATGGAGCTAACTGGCATCCAAATATTAAACAGCATCAGTTTAATGCAGAAGAACTGACTGAATTTATTCAGGAGGTGATGAATTGGGATTGA
- a CDS encoding FAD-dependent oxidoreductase gives MDNKINIILNGNNVQGLKGESVLQLCRRLGIEIPTLCHDDRLEPFSSCYLCVVEIKQMRGLQPACSTKIFDGMDILTTSDKINHSRKGALDLLLSNHYADCVAPCKQTCPAGVDVQGYISLIEKGLYSEAIKLIKEVNPLPAICGRVCVRPCEVACRRNLLDEGTGVGIDYMKRFAADVDLYSEGKYVPEIAPSTGKKVAIIGAGPGGLSAAYFLQQKGHQCDIYEAAPNPGGWLRYGIPEYRLPNDLLDKEVECITEIGANIYYNQKLGDNLHYKDLKRAYDSVILTIGSQKGTLIGCEGDDAENVFSGIDFLKNMEMTGQRYDFTGKKVIVVGGGNTAMDCCRTSLRCGSTDVKVIYRRTEKEMPANPIEIHESKLEGVEYLLLTNPTLVNKDDKGVLKSVTCLKMELGEPDASGRRRPVPVEGSEFELEVDYILAAIGQKTQADFLDDINSCLDKLNEEVKVNRWGDLDCDRTTLQTGVKSIFGAGDGVSGPATIIEAIAQAKIASRSCHQFLMGEELTPEKAEFISTKDNYKPQVHDQYVGRFARQMREEMPTMDPNDRVNFKEVELGYDGESIAKAETARCLECGCTEYFTCDLKRYATEYGADQQKFKGEFGDYEVDFRHPYIEIDNNKCVLCSRCVRICSEVVGANALGLVERGFDTYVAPSMGSCLQDTSCESCGLCISTCPTGAITENVNFKPGPVKLEKVETICNYCSLGCEIELHHQSGYVMKTTGKQGLINYSGNLCKYPKFGYEYYNKEDRITKPLLKVNGKFEEISFEKAYDLVYDKIKSVSADENAFFGGARLTNEELYLIQKLARLGAKTNNVNSFHYMHGGNGYLSTSLANAPFAEMRGASKLYILGAELNADNAIAGFKVNNIKTQKGIPVELITCQEISSMEHKVDEVHKVKSYYHLIKAMNYHLVNKGLENRFFIDGNCTGFEEYKEKLLAEDYQNMIVESGVKDQKHLEALAEAYNKEMNAIILYSEKELTPHACYELFNLAMITGKLNKSSNGLIALKEKNNSHGLLDMGVNSDLGVGGVSIDDDQLINKMKESWKVDDIPVEHNKRSEELLNNAAIKNMFIFGEDPVGCAIDKNNIGKWFNNADFVMVQDYFLSETAQKADLILPASFPTESGGSFTNTQKYIQEFKPVFKAKVEALNHEQLIALLDKFNSNGLKDIDDVASEAFSLLKQENNDEQYAFYFTDGEKPVERLFKHGCDLLVKMFDENFEKEMSE, from the coding sequence ATGGACAACAAAATAAACATTATACTCAACGGAAACAATGTTCAGGGTTTAAAAGGAGAAAGTGTTCTTCAGCTCTGTAGAAGATTGGGTATTGAAATTCCAACATTGTGTCATGACGACCGTTTGGAACCCTTTTCATCTTGCTATTTATGTGTGGTCGAAATCAAGCAAATGAGAGGATTACAACCTGCCTGTTCGACTAAGATATTCGATGGCATGGACATTTTAACAACGAGTGATAAAATCAACCATTCCCGTAAAGGAGCTTTGGATTTATTGCTTAGTAATCACTATGCCGATTGTGTTGCGCCTTGTAAACAAACTTGCCCAGCTGGAGTAGATGTACAAGGTTATATTTCTCTAATCGAAAAAGGATTGTATTCAGAAGCGATTAAACTAATCAAAGAGGTGAATCCATTGCCTGCTATTTGTGGCCGTGTTTGTGTTCGCCCTTGTGAAGTGGCTTGTAGAAGAAACCTATTGGATGAAGGAACCGGAGTAGGTATCGATTATATGAAACGCTTTGCAGCTGATGTTGATTTATACTCAGAAGGCAAATATGTTCCTGAAATAGCACCTTCTACTGGTAAAAAAGTAGCCATTATTGGTGCCGGACCAGGTGGATTATCTGCAGCCTATTTCTTACAGCAAAAAGGACATCAGTGTGATATTTATGAAGCAGCTCCAAATCCAGGTGGTTGGTTGCGTTACGGTATTCCTGAATATCGTTTACCAAACGACTTATTAGACAAAGAAGTTGAATGTATTACTGAAATCGGAGCCAATATTTATTACAATCAAAAGTTAGGCGACAACCTGCACTATAAAGATCTGAAAAGAGCTTATGATTCTGTAATCCTAACCATAGGTTCTCAAAAAGGAACTTTAATTGGTTGTGAAGGCGATGACGCTGAAAATGTATTTTCAGGAATTGATTTCCTCAAAAACATGGAAATGACTGGTCAGCGCTATGACTTCACAGGTAAAAAAGTAATTGTTGTAGGTGGTGGTAATACCGCCATGGACTGTTGCCGAACATCCTTACGTTGTGGAAGTACAGATGTGAAAGTAATTTACAGACGTACAGAAAAAGAAATGCCAGCTAACCCAATTGAGATTCATGAATCAAAATTAGAGGGTGTTGAATACTTATTACTTACCAATCCAACTTTGGTAAATAAGGACGATAAAGGTGTGCTGAAATCAGTGACCTGCCTCAAAATGGAATTAGGTGAGCCAGATGCATCAGGTCGTAGAAGACCTGTTCCTGTTGAAGGTTCAGAGTTTGAACTGGAAGTTGATTATATTTTAGCTGCCATTGGACAAAAAACACAAGCTGACTTTTTAGATGATATAAATTCATGTTTGGATAAACTCAACGAAGAAGTAAAAGTAAATCGTTGGGGAGATTTAGATTGTGATCGAACCACATTGCAAACTGGTGTTAAATCAATTTTTGGTGCTGGCGATGGAGTAAGTGGTCCAGCTACTATTATTGAAGCTATTGCTCAGGCAAAAATTGCCTCCAGAAGTTGTCATCAGTTTTTAATGGGTGAAGAACTCACTCCTGAAAAAGCTGAATTTATCAGTACAAAAGATAATTACAAACCACAAGTTCATGACCAATATGTTGGACGTTTTGCTCGACAAATGCGAGAAGAAATGCCAACGATGGATCCTAATGACAGGGTTAACTTTAAAGAAGTTGAACTAGGTTATGATGGTGAATCCATTGCAAAAGCAGAAACTGCTCGATGTTTAGAGTGTGGATGTACTGAATACTTTACTTGCGATCTCAAACGCTATGCTACTGAGTATGGTGCAGATCAACAAAAGTTCAAAGGTGAATTTGGCGATTATGAGGTCGACTTCAGACACCCTTATATTGAAATCGATAATAATAAATGTGTACTTTGTAGCCGTTGTGTTCGTATTTGCAGCGAAGTAGTTGGAGCCAATGCATTAGGATTGGTTGAAAGAGGTTTCGACACCTATGTTGCACCAAGTATGGGTAGCTGCTTACAAGATACTTCTTGTGAATCCTGCGGACTATGTATTTCAACCTGTCCCACTGGAGCTATTACAGAGAATGTGAACTTCAAACCAGGTCCGGTTAAACTTGAAAAAGTTGAAACCATTTGTAACTATTGTTCCTTAGGTTGTGAAATTGAATTGCATCACCAAAGTGGCTATGTAATGAAAACAACAGGTAAACAAGGTTTAATCAATTACAGTGGAAACTTGTGCAAATATCCAAAATTCGGATATGAATATTACAATAAGGAAGATAGAATTACAAAGCCGTTACTGAAAGTAAATGGCAAATTCGAAGAAATCAGTTTTGAGAAAGCTTATGACTTAGTTTACGATAAAATCAAAAGCGTAAGTGCTGATGAAAATGCTTTCTTTGGTGGTGCACGATTAACGAATGAGGAGCTTTATTTGATTCAGAAATTAGCTCGTTTAGGTGCAAAAACCAATAATGTAAATAGTTTCCATTATATGCATGGAGGAAATGGTTACTTATCAACTTCCTTAGCCAATGCACCATTTGCTGAAATGCGTGGTGCAAGCAAGCTTTATATTTTAGGAGCTGAATTAAATGCCGACAATGCTATTGCTGGATTCAAAGTAAATAATATCAAAACTCAAAAGGGTATTCCTGTTGAGCTGATTACTTGCCAGGAAATCAGTAGCATGGAACATAAGGTAGATGAAGTTCACAAAGTAAAGTCATATTATCATTTGATTAAAGCCATGAACTATCATTTAGTAAATAAAGGATTGGAAAACAGATTCTTTATTGATGGTAATTGTACAGGATTCGAAGAGTATAAAGAAAAATTATTAGCGGAAGATTACCAGAACATGATAGTCGAATCTGGTGTGAAAGATCAAAAACATCTTGAAGCATTGGCTGAAGCCTATAATAAGGAAATGAATGCCATTATTCTTTACTCTGAGAAAGAGCTTACTCCACATGCCTGTTATGAATTGTTTAATCTGGCCATGATTACCGGAAAACTCAATAAAAGTTCAAATGGTTTAATTGCCTTGAAAGAAAAAAACAATTCTCATGGTTTGTTGGATATGGGTGTCAATAGTGATCTTGGTGTTGGTGGTGTTTCAATTGATGATGATCAGCTTATCAATAAAATGAAAGAAAGCTGGAAAGTGGATGACATTCCTGTGGAGCATAACAAGCGTAGCGAAGAATTGCTGAATAATGCTGCTATCAAAAACATGTTCATTTTCGGTGAAGATCCTGTTGGATGTGCAATCGATAAAAACAATATAGGCAAGTGGTTTAATAATGCTGACTTTGTTATGGTTCAGGATTATTTCCTAAGTGAAACAGCACAAAAGGCCGATTTGATTTTGCCAGCCTCCTTCCCAACCGAATCAGGTGGTAGCTTTACAAATACTCAAAAGTATATCCAGGAATTCAAGCCTGTATTTAAGGCAAAGGTAGAAGCCTTAAATCATGAACAATTAATTGCATTATTAGACAAGTTTAATTCAAACGGATTAAAAGATATTGATGATGTTGCCAGCGAAGCTTTTTCTTTATTAAAACAAGAAAATAACGATGAGCAATATGCATTCTATTTTACTGATGGAGAAAAACCAGTTGAGCGTTTGTTCAAGCATGGTTGCGACCTGTTGGTGAAAATGTTTGATGAGAACTTTGAAAAAGAAATGTCTGAATAA
- the crcB gene encoding fluoride efflux transporter CrcB has protein sequence MVRILLFIGVGGFLGSTSRYLMHKWVHSIFTGSFPLGTMTVNIIGCFLIGIIFGLSTKGNIQSNEWKLFLTTGFCGGFTTFSAFSLENINLLKDGQLLSFFGYTGLSLVVGLGATVLGILLIKLF, from the coding sequence ATGGTCAGAATATTACTTTTCATAGGAGTCGGTGGTTTTTTAGGAAGTACTTCACGCTATCTGATGCATAAATGGGTGCATTCAATTTTTACAGGTAGTTTTCCACTTGGTACCATGACAGTGAACATCATTGGTTGCTTTTTGATTGGAATCATATTCGGATTAAGCACCAAAGGCAATATTCAAAGTAATGAATGGAAACTTTTTCTAACAACCGGTTTTTGTGGTGGATTCACTACATTTTCAGCCTTCTCCTTGGAGAATATTAACCTGCTTAAAGATGGACAATTGCTCAGTTTCTTTGGCTATACGGGATTGAGTTTAGTTGTTGGTTTGGGAGCTACTGTTTTGGGAATATTATTGATCAAGCTATTCTAA
- a CDS encoding ferritin family protein produces the protein MKDFNSINEILDFAIQNEQNAIDFYTELASSARSDDMRQIFEEFAREEIGHKARLTKIKQEGVFDLKDEKVLDLKISDYVVRSEPKENMSYEEALVLAMKREKAAFRLYTKLSEKAPNADLKKIFASLALEESRHKLRFEVEYDEYVLREN, from the coding sequence ATGAAAGATTTTAATTCCATAAATGAGATATTAGATTTTGCCATCCAAAATGAGCAGAATGCAATAGATTTTTATACAGAGTTAGCATCTTCTGCTCGATCAGATGATATGCGTCAAATTTTTGAAGAATTTGCTCGAGAAGAAATTGGACACAAAGCCCGTTTGACAAAAATCAAACAAGAAGGTGTTTTTGATTTGAAAGATGAAAAAGTGCTTGATTTAAAAATTAGTGATTATGTAGTTCGTTCAGAACCCAAAGAAAACATGAGTTATGAAGAAGCTTTAGTGTTGGCGATGAAGAGAGAAAAGGCTGCTTTTCGTTTGTATACTAAACTCTCTGAAAAAGCACCAAATGCTGATCTTAAAAAGATATTTGCTTCTTTAGCATTGGAAGAATCCCGTCACAAACTCCGCTTTGAAGTGGAGTATGACGAATACGTATTAAGAGAGAATTAA
- the gdhA gene encoding NADP-specific glutamate dehydrogenase: MNVEKIMLDLEKKHPGEVEYLQAVREVLETIEDVYNENPQFETANIVDRIVEPDRILTFKVPWISDDGKVNVNLGYRVQFNNAIGPYKGGLRFHPSVNLSILKFLGFEQIFKNSLTTLPMGGAKGGSDFNAKGKSDAEIMRFCQSFMLELWRLIGPETDVPAGDIGVGGKEIGYMYGMYKKLAAENTGVLTGKGLNWGGSLIRPEATGFGNVYFAEEMLKTKGESFEGKRVAISGFGNVAWGAALKVTELGGKVVTISGPDGYIYDEEGISDEKIEYMLELRASNEDIVKPYSYEFPNAQFHDGKRPWEVKVDVALPCATQNELNKEDAENLIKNGCICVSEGANMPCTPEAVEVFIENKILFGPGKAANAGGVATSGLEMSQNSMKLHWTREEVDEKLHWIMRSIHSSCVEHGTDEEGYVNYVRGANIAGFLKVANSMIDHGVI; encoded by the coding sequence ATGAACGTAGAAAAAATAATGCTCGATCTTGAAAAGAAGCATCCGGGCGAAGTAGAATATCTTCAGGCTGTCAGAGAAGTATTAGAGACTATAGAAGATGTTTATAATGAGAACCCTCAGTTCGAAACTGCAAATATTGTTGACAGAATTGTTGAACCCGACAGAATTTTAACTTTTAAAGTTCCATGGATTAGTGATGATGGGAAAGTGAATGTGAACTTAGGATATAGGGTACAGTTCAATAATGCTATTGGACCATACAAAGGTGGATTACGTTTTCACCCGAGTGTAAACTTATCTATTTTAAAATTCTTAGGATTTGAACAAATCTTTAAAAACAGCCTGACAACATTACCTATGGGTGGTGCTAAAGGCGGATCAGATTTCAATGCAAAAGGTAAGTCTGACGCAGAGATTATGAGGTTTTGCCAGTCATTTATGTTGGAGTTGTGGAGACTCATCGGACCAGAAACAGATGTTCCTGCCGGTGATATTGGAGTAGGAGGTAAAGAAATCGGTTACATGTATGGCATGTATAAGAAATTGGCTGCGGAAAACACAGGAGTACTTACCGGTAAAGGTTTGAACTGGGGGGGCAGCCTGATTCGTCCTGAAGCAACAGGCTTTGGTAATGTTTATTTTGCAGAAGAGATGCTTAAAACCAAAGGCGAAAGCTTTGAAGGTAAAAGAGTAGCTATTTCTGGATTTGGTAATGTTGCTTGGGGTGCTGCACTTAAAGTGACTGAGTTGGGTGGAAAAGTTGTAACAATTTCTGGTCCTGATGGTTATATTTATGATGAAGAGGGTATTTCGGATGAAAAAATCGAATACATGCTTGAGTTACGTGCAAGCAATGAAGATATTGTTAAACCATATTCTTATGAGTTTCCAAATGCGCAATTCCATGATGGCAAACGTCCTTGGGAAGTGAAAGTAGATGTTGCCTTACCATGTGCAACTCAAAACGAGCTGAACAAAGAAGATGCTGAAAACCTGATAAAGAATGGCTGTATTTGCGTTTCAGAAGGAGCGAATATGCCTTGTACGCCAGAAGCTGTTGAGGTATTTATCGAGAATAAAATTCTGTTTGGTCCAGGTAAAGCTGCTAACGCTGGTGGTGTTGCAACTTCAGGATTAGAAATGTCTCAAAACTCAATGAAATTACATTGGACAAGAGAAGAAGTTGATGAAAAACTGCATTGGATTATGAGAAGTATCCATAGTTCATGTGTTGAGCATGGTACCGATGAAGAAGGTTATGTTAACTATGTTAGAGGAGCTAATATTGCCGGATTCTTAAAAGTAGCTAATTCCATGATTGATCATGGTGTTATATAA
- a CDS encoding Crp/Fnr family transcriptional regulator has product MSEKDNSSIKSILDNLDDRTRELNCIYQLDELLNDYNSPLEDVLRQSIEIIPFGWRYTDICRVRIICEGLDVFSTDFIKTDLCQSTDIIIENNKIGTVQICYIKPMRIERGIFLFEETRLLKTIAEKIGKFILYKRLRNSIEILQKSNSSTEKKQVQENTLHTWLKNLHLMDSEIDSFLKVQVDFKKGETICKQGAISSYIMILMDGLTKNFLEGTLQKGFNFSFIKPFDFIGLSSLYGKNVHHFSGTAITACKICLVDIELFKQVIHNNPAFAEEVMKWYCRITEGHLKRLSAIANKQALGKVADVLIYLSEKIFESNLIEPIISRKDMAELAGMSTESAVRVLSELKKDKVINIHHKGIEIVNMKLLQTLSKVG; this is encoded by the coding sequence ATGAGTGAAAAAGACAATTCATCTATTAAAAGCATACTCGACAATCTGGATGACAGAACCAGAGAACTGAATTGTATTTATCAATTGGATGAGCTATTAAACGATTATAATTCTCCACTGGAAGATGTTCTTCGGCAAAGCATTGAAATTATTCCTTTTGGATGGCGCTATACAGATATTTGTCGTGTACGTATTATCTGCGAAGGCTTGGATGTTTTCTCCACTGACTTCATTAAAACTGATCTGTGTCAAAGTACAGATATCATAATTGAAAACAATAAAATTGGTACTGTACAAATATGCTACATAAAACCCATGCGAATCGAAAGAGGAATATTCCTGTTCGAAGAAACACGTTTATTGAAAACGATCGCTGAAAAGATTGGTAAGTTTATCCTTTATAAAAGACTTAGAAATTCAATTGAAATCCTTCAAAAATCAAATAGTAGTACCGAGAAGAAACAAGTTCAAGAAAACACTCTACATACATGGCTCAAAAATCTCCATTTAATGGATAGTGAAATTGACTCATTTTTAAAAGTTCAAGTTGACTTTAAGAAGGGGGAAACAATTTGTAAGCAAGGAGCTATTTCCTCCTACATCATGATATTAATGGATGGGTTGACGAAAAACTTCCTGGAAGGCACACTTCAAAAAGGATTTAATTTTAGTTTTATCAAACCATTCGATTTTATCGGACTCTCTTCATTATATGGTAAGAATGTACATCATTTTAGTGGAACTGCTATTACCGCCTGTAAAATCTGTTTGGTTGATATTGAACTTTTCAAACAAGTGATACATAACAATCCTGCTTTTGCTGAAGAAGTGATGAAATGGTACTGTCGAATTACGGAGGGGCATTTAAAACGTTTATCGGCAATTGCCAACAAACAGGCATTGGGTAAAGTAGCTGATGTATTGATTTATTTAAGTGAAAAGATTTTCGAATCCAATTTGATAGAACCAATTATCAGCCGTAAAGATATGGCCGAATTAGCAGGAATGTCAACAGAAAGTGCAGTACGGGTTTTATCGGAACTCAAAAAAGATAAGGTTATCAATATTCATCACAAGGGTATTGAGATTGTGAATATGAAATTGTTGCAGACGTTGAGTAAAGTGGGTTAA
- the nuoE gene encoding NADH-quinone oxidoreductase subunit NuoE, producing MRITRITKEKAQETIDKKVDLSLLDPLIEKYKSKKGNMIPLLQGTQSIFGFLPEESFYYVSERTGLKTSDMFGVATFYAQFRLVPAGKYIVKVCHGTACHVQDANKITEALIESLKVNDGETTPDGLFTLESVACIGCCSLAPVMMIGDDTYGKLTEKSCKKVIREIKLSENN from the coding sequence ATGAGGATAACAAGGATAACAAAAGAGAAAGCTCAGGAAACTATAGACAAAAAGGTAGATCTTTCCCTTCTCGATCCACTAATTGAGAAGTACAAATCAAAGAAAGGCAATATGATACCTTTACTTCAGGGAACACAAAGCATTTTTGGCTTTTTACCTGAAGAATCATTCTATTATGTTTCAGAGCGAACCGGATTAAAAACATCCGACATGTTTGGTGTAGCAACATTCTACGCTCAATTCAGATTGGTTCCTGCCGGAAAGTATATTGTTAAAGTATGTCATGGTACAGCTTGCCATGTGCAAGATGCGAACAAGATTACTGAAGCGCTTATAGAATCTCTAAAAGTTAACGATGGAGAAACAACTCCTGACGGCTTATTTACATTAGAATCAGTAGCTTGTATTGGTTGCTGTTCTTTAGCACCTGTCATGATGATTGGTGATGACACCTATGGGAAGCTTACAGAAAAATCATGCAAAAAAGTTATCAGAGAGATTAAGCTAAGCGAAAACAATTAA
- a CDS encoding 4Fe-4S binding protein codes for MSKTKVIVGLGSCGVAAGAGKVYDKLAAIKDAENLDFELKKTSCVGMCYKEPLVEIVDESGTYLYGEIDEDKALELVEKHVQNHEVIKEYVIKTDLFDTSEKDFYENQVKICLRNCGYMDPENIDEYEERDGYKAIKGLVNNNVTQEKLIQDIIDSGIRGRGGGGFPTGMKWRFANKSVSDEKYIICNADEGDPGAFMDRSVLEGDPHAVLEGMIIGAYAIGATEGVVYCRAEYPLALKRLDIAIKQAREKGYLGKNIFGKEGFNFDMFVKEGAGAFVCGEETALMASIEGERGMPRKRPPFPAESGLWKKPSNINNVETFANIPWIVHNGPASYAQYGTEKSKGTKVFALAGKIKRGGLVEVPMGISINEIIFKLGGGIQDDKKFKAVQMGGPSGGCIPYYLGETIVDYDSVNATGAIMGSGGMVVMDETTCMIDVAKFFLDFTRKESCGKCTFCRIGTKRMLEILENITTGKGEEGDIEKLEELAYQIKDGSLCGLGQTAPNPVLTTIKYFRDEYEAHINDKKCPALACNELLTYEVIDETCTGCTVCAKNCPTDAISGERKEIHFINQELCIHCGVCYSKCKFEAIALS; via the coding sequence ATGAGTAAAACAAAAGTAATTGTTGGACTTGGTAGCTGCGGTGTTGCAGCAGGAGCCGGCAAGGTATACGATAAATTGGCTGCCATCAAAGATGCTGAGAATCTTGATTTCGAATTAAAGAAGACATCTTGTGTGGGTATGTGCTACAAAGAACCATTGGTTGAGATAGTGGATGAATCTGGAACCTATTTATATGGTGAGATAGATGAAGATAAAGCTTTGGAATTGGTTGAAAAGCACGTTCAAAATCATGAAGTGATTAAAGAATATGTGATCAAAACAGATCTTTTCGACACCAGTGAAAAAGATTTCTATGAAAATCAGGTCAAAATATGTTTGCGCAATTGCGGATATATGGATCCAGAAAACATTGATGAATACGAGGAAAGAGATGGTTATAAAGCCATCAAAGGTCTTGTAAACAACAATGTAACACAGGAAAAACTGATTCAGGATATTATTGATTCAGGCATCCGTGGCCGAGGTGGTGGTGGTTTCCCTACCGGAATGAAATGGCGTTTCGCAAACAAATCAGTGTCGGATGAAAAATACATCATTTGTAATGCTGATGAAGGTGATCCCGGTGCTTTTATGGATCGCTCTGTATTAGAAGGAGATCCTCATGCCGTTTTGGAAGGAATGATCATTGGTGCTTATGCCATTGGTGCTACCGAAGGAGTTGTTTATTGTAGAGCAGAATATCCACTTGCACTAAAACGTTTGGATATTGCAATCAAGCAAGCACGTGAAAAAGGATATTTAGGGAAGAACATATTCGGAAAAGAAGGATTCAATTTCGATATGTTTGTGAAAGAAGGAGCTGGGGCATTTGTTTGTGGTGAAGAAACCGCACTCATGGCCTCTATTGAAGGTGAAAGAGGTATGCCTCGCAAGCGTCCTCCATTCCCTGCTGAATCTGGTTTATGGAAAAAACCTTCCAACATTAATAATGTTGAAACATTTGCCAATATCCCCTGGATCGTTCATAATGGACCAGCATCTTATGCTCAGTATGGAACTGAAAAAAGTAAAGGAACTAAAGTTTTTGCACTAGCTGGAAAAATCAAACGTGGTGGATTGGTTGAAGTTCCTATGGGTATTTCCATCAATGAAATTATTTTCAAATTAGGTGGCGGAATTCAGGATGATAAAAAGTTTAAAGCTGTTCAGATGGGTGGACCATCAGGTGGTTGTATTCCTTATTATCTAGGCGAAACAATAGTCGATTATGATTCTGTGAATGCTACCGGTGCCATTATGGGATCAGGTGGTATGGTTGTGATGGATGAAACCACTTGTATGATTGATGTGGCTAAATTCTTTCTTGATTTTACGCGTAAAGAATCTTGTGGGAAGTGTACTTTCTGTCGAATTGGAACCAAAAGAATGCTTGAAATTCTGGAAAACATCACAACAGGAAAAGGTGAAGAAGGTGATATTGAGAAGCTGGAAGAATTAGCATACCAAATTAAAGATGGATCACTCTGTGGATTGGGGCAAACAGCTCCAAATCCAGTACTGACTACCATTAAGTATTTTAGAGATGAGTATGAAGCTCATATAAATGATAAAAAATGTCCTGCCTTGGCCTGTAATGAACTGCTTACATATGAGGTAATTGATGAGACATGTACCGGCTGTACAGTTTGTGCGAAGAACTGTCCGACTGATGCAATATCAGGCGAAAGAAAAGAAATACATTTTATTAATCAAGAACTCTGCATCCATTGCGGTGTTTGTTATAGCAAATGTAAGTTCGAAGCTATTGCACTTTCTTAA